A single Phragmites australis chromosome 4, lpPhrAust1.1, whole genome shotgun sequence DNA region contains:
- the LOC133914943 gene encoding uncharacterized protein LOC133914943 isoform X1 translates to MRGGGRNSNSGGSYRNPCLTMHQPWASLLVHGIKRVEGRSWPSPITGRLWIHAASKVPDPDTIKAMEDFYREIYAVNGITDIKFPDHYPVSRLLGCVEVVGCVRSEELVCWEDVPESVRLEGLTDFCWLCENPQKLVVPFEMRGYQGVYNLERRIYDGAVRGLSPVQGPLPVKFPLPDPTDPFSLKPGSLTFDSSKSAVRKTPSVTEAIAGARAAASQFSRKDHNATTKRETGMREQSWGNRADSSSGNGNLSSIVQGSPAYLQNQNQPSISGSAPGYSQNPNPGPRRSPRLQNGASVRLVTVALKELKQLSVSERAGQSVPRS, encoded by the exons atgcgcggcggcggccggaatAGCAACAGCGGTGGCAGTTACCGGAACCCTTGTCTGACGATGCACCAGCCGTGGGCGTCGCTACTGGTGCACGGCATCAAGCGCGTCGAGGGCCGCTCCTGGCCATCCCCAATCACAG GCCGCCTATGGATTCACGCGGCATCCAAGGTTCCGGATCCCGACACCATCAAAGCCATGGAGGATTTCTACAGGGAGATTTATGCCGTCAACGGGATCACTGACATCAAATTTCCCGACCATTACCCCGTCTCACGCCTCCTTG GCTGTGTTGAAGTGGTAGGCTGCGTTAGGTCTGAAGAGCTTGTTTGCTGGGAAGATGTGCCTGAGTCT GTCAGGCTTGAAGGACTCACTGACTTTTGTTGGCTTTGTGAAAATCCACAG AAGTTGGTGGTTCCGTTCGAGATGAGGGGTTATCAGGGTGTTTACAATTTAGAGAGAAGG ATCTATGATGGGGCTGTGAGAGGTCTTTCACCCGTTCAAGGTCCACTACCTGTCAAGTTCCCTCTTCCGGATCCAACAGATCCTTTCTCCTTGAAGCCAGGATCTCTTACGTTTGATTCTTCCAAATCCGCGGTACGAAAAACCCCAAGTGTTACAGAAGCAATAGCCGGGGCTCGAGCTGCAGCTAGTCAGTTTTCAAGGAAGGACCATAATGCCACTACTAAACGTGAAACTGGTATGCGAGAACAATCTTGGGGAAACCGTGCGGATAGCAGTTCAGGTAATGGCAACCTGTCATCCATTGTCCAGGGCAGTCCAGCCTATTTGCAAAACCAGAACCAGCCTTCCATTTCCGGGAGCGCTCCAGGCTACTCGCAGAACCCAAACCCCGGACCTCGGAGAAGTCCCAGACTACAAAATGGAGCTTCCGTTAGG CTTGTTACAGTGGCACTCAAGGAACTGAAGCAATTAAGCGTCAGTGAGAGAGCAGGGCAATCAGTTCCCAGAAGCTGA
- the LOC133914943 gene encoding uncharacterized protein LOC133914943 isoform X2 — protein sequence MRGGGRNSNSGGSYRNPCLTMHQPWASLLVHGIKRVEGRSWPSPITGRLWIHAASKVPDPDTIKAMEDFYREIYAVNGITDIKFPDHYPVSRLLGCVEVVGCVRSEELVCWEDVPESVRLEGLTDFCWLCENPQKLVVPFEMRGYQGVYNLERRIYDGAVRGLSPVQGPLPVKFPLPDPTDPFSLKPGSLTFDSSKSAVRKTPSVTEAIAGARAAASQFSRKDHNATTKRETGMREQSWGNRADSSSGNGNLSSIVQGSPAYLQNQNQPSISGSAPGYSQNPNPGPRRSPRLQNGASVRWHSRN from the exons atgcgcggcggcggccggaatAGCAACAGCGGTGGCAGTTACCGGAACCCTTGTCTGACGATGCACCAGCCGTGGGCGTCGCTACTGGTGCACGGCATCAAGCGCGTCGAGGGCCGCTCCTGGCCATCCCCAATCACAG GCCGCCTATGGATTCACGCGGCATCCAAGGTTCCGGATCCCGACACCATCAAAGCCATGGAGGATTTCTACAGGGAGATTTATGCCGTCAACGGGATCACTGACATCAAATTTCCCGACCATTACCCCGTCTCACGCCTCCTTG GCTGTGTTGAAGTGGTAGGCTGCGTTAGGTCTGAAGAGCTTGTTTGCTGGGAAGATGTGCCTGAGTCT GTCAGGCTTGAAGGACTCACTGACTTTTGTTGGCTTTGTGAAAATCCACAG AAGTTGGTGGTTCCGTTCGAGATGAGGGGTTATCAGGGTGTTTACAATTTAGAGAGAAGG ATCTATGATGGGGCTGTGAGAGGTCTTTCACCCGTTCAAGGTCCACTACCTGTCAAGTTCCCTCTTCCGGATCCAACAGATCCTTTCTCCTTGAAGCCAGGATCTCTTACGTTTGATTCTTCCAAATCCGCGGTACGAAAAACCCCAAGTGTTACAGAAGCAATAGCCGGGGCTCGAGCTGCAGCTAGTCAGTTTTCAAGGAAGGACCATAATGCCACTACTAAACGTGAAACTGGTATGCGAGAACAATCTTGGGGAAACCGTGCGGATAGCAGTTCAGGTAATGGCAACCTGTCATCCATTGTCCAGGGCAGTCCAGCCTATTTGCAAAACCAGAACCAGCCTTCCATTTCCGGGAGCGCTCCAGGCTACTCGCAGAACCCAAACCCCGGACCTCGGAGAAGTCCCAGACTACAAAATGGAGCTTCCGTTAGG TGGCACTCAAGGAACTGA